The Helianthus annuus cultivar XRQ/B chromosome 16, HanXRQr2.0-SUNRISE, whole genome shotgun sequence genome includes a window with the following:
- the LOC118488404 gene encoding uncharacterized protein LOC118488404 → MAAETTSVSRKRSTLKRSKTISIIEFTKVAENRMRLPSAISDELSLSFHNFRDVSIQNIRCEVTNMKTIAEKNGDGYRYGFSKWSAFLKSNQIHMALLFSLNMSSLRSF, encoded by the exons ATGGCTGCTGAAACCACATCTGTTAGCCGTAAACGTTCTACATTGAAAAGGTCGAAAACAATTTCAATCATTGAGTTCACCAAAGTCGCCGAGAACAGAATG CGTTTACCGTCTGCTATTTCCGATGAGTTGTCTCTTTCTTTTCACAACTTCCGTGATGTTTCAATCCAAAACATTAGATGTGAGGTAACAAACATGAAGACGATAGCGGAAAAGAATGGAGATGGTTACAGGTATGGTTTTTCCAAGTGGTCGGCTTTTTTGAAATCAAATCAAATACACATGGCGCTACTCTTTTCTTTAAATATGTCAAGTCTTCGCAGCTTTTGA